The following coding sequences are from one Gadus macrocephalus chromosome 3, ASM3116895v1 window:
- the LOC132454644 gene encoding E3 ubiquitin/ISG15 ligase TRIM25-like isoform X2 — protein MADDCHQYRTHLAVKLELQKHTALGNTMAEIESTSHDQYLKDMEDELTCSICLSLFQCPVTISCGHNFCQDCLTSSWKESYDCPQCRAHFPTRPELKKNTVLSTVVEKFRTRSSMTEFGLERKEAVKKPIVMCDTCMSSEADKTCLTCMASFCLEHVRPHHDNPNYRAHQLREPLADMSERVCPDHHKLMEFFCVQHSRCICSFCLQQVHKGCAFSTPNEQKALKESDLKSKLLSLDSKIENTEAAISQMTVEKNKLKESVTSRKKILEAEYQQIREMLDKEEREAMNTVDRQLQSGEDKYNKVTKRFSQNIQEMDNAKRGISDLLSQSATLAFLQDSSVDLPSVVNAECKTPRVNLDNPDVIGAQTFVVVFKDYLCDLLKQPVEKRLTILKPEPPQVPEPSQSHVRSSSRARSRGPGPLMNEPFLSPGLIPGPGPFHVQPGFYPGPGPFPVPPGVYRGSGPHQFPPGVYRGQAAFAVPRFPGPRGRHQRKPAQGQKEKGETKMKASRSVENLLNVNKRDQSRGRTPEQKPTEDQETLNVPPSITSPVDRHELLQYATVLTLDPKTAHRRVKLSGDLTEASVMDVPANYPDGPARFSVCSQVLASKGFSRGRHYWEVKMSSNNFVGIGLSYESMDRKGPTSRLGRNDQSWCVEWFTLKLSAWHANSETVLESLSASRIGVLVDCDEGTATFYSIGEKANPFHTFVFPFTQAVYPAFWIFSNTSSIALCKLSG, from the exons ATGGCCGACGACTGCCATCAATACCGGACCCACCTCGCCGTCAAGCTGGAGCTCCAGAAACACACAGCCCTCGGT AACACCATGGCAGAAATAGAGTCAACCAGCCATGATCAATATCTAAAAGATATGGAGGACGAGCTCACCTGCAGcatttgcctctctctcttccaatgCCCGGTGACGATTTCATGCGGACACAACTTCTGTCAAGACTGTCTTACCTCCAGCTGGAAGGAGAGTTATGACTGCCCTCAATGTCGGGCCCACTTCCCCACCAGGCCAGAGCTCAAGAAGAACACGGTACTCAGTACTGTGGTGGAAAAGTTCAGAACCCGCTCCAGTATGACTGAGTTCGGGCTCGAGAGGAAGGAAGCCGTCAAAAAGCCCATCGTGATGTGCGATACGTGTATGTCCTCCGAGGCGGACAAGACCTGCCTCACCTGCATGGCGTCGTTCTGCCTCGAGCACGTTCGGCCCCACCACGACAACCCGAACTACCGCGCGCACCAGCTCAGAGAGCCGCTCGCGGACATGAGCGAGCGTGTCTGCCCCGACCACCACAAGCTGATGGAGTTCTTCTGCGTCCAACACAGCCGCTGCATCTGCAGCTTCTGCCTGCAGCAGGTCCACAAGGGATGCGCCTTCTCGACTCCCAATGAACAAAAGGCTCtgaaagag TCTGATTTGAAATCCAAATTGTTGTCGCTGGATTCAAAGATTGAAAATACCGAGGCTGCCATTTCCCAGATGACAGTGGAAAAGAACAAGTTAAAG GAATCTGTGACCAGCAGGAAGAAGATCCTGGAGGCAGAGTACCAGCAGATCCGAGAGATGCTGGACAAAGAGGAGCGTGAAGCCATGAACACAGTGGACCGCCAGCTGCAGAGTGGAGAGGACAAGTACAATAAGGTCACAAAGAGGTTCTCCCAGAATATCCAGGAGATGGACAATGCCAAACGCGGCATCAGCGATCTGCTGAGTCAGTCAGCCACCCTAGCCTTTCTGCAG GATTCTTCAGTGGACCTGCCTTCTGTTGTCAATGCTGAGTGCAAGACTCCTCGGGTGAATTTGGACAACCCAGACGTGATTGGCGCCCAGACGTTCGTCGTTGTCTTCAAGGATTATCTGTGTGACCTGTTGAAACAACCTGTTGAGAAGAGACTAACGATACTGAAACCAG AGCCACCCCAGGTACCCGAACCTTCCCAAAGCCATGTTAGGTCTTCCAGCCGCGCGAGGTCCCGTGGTCCAGGTCCGTTGATGAATGAGCCATTCCTGAGTCCTGGGCTAATCCCGGGTCCCGGGCCCTTCCATGTTCAACCAGGTTTCTACCCCGGTCCGGGGCCCTTCCCGGTTCCACCAGGTGTCTACCGTGGTTCAGGGCCCCACCAGTTTCCACCAGGTGTCTACCGTGGTCAAGCAGCCTTCGCGGTTCCAAGGTTCCCAGGACCCAGGGGCAGACATCAGC GGAAACCGGCGCAGGGTCAAAAAGAAAAGGGTGAGACCAAGATGAAGGCATCCCGCTCTGTGGAGAACCTTCTGAATGTAAACAAGAGGGATCAATCCAGAGGCCGGACACCTGAACAGAAACCAACAGAGGATCAAG AAACTTTGAACGTCCCGCCCAGCATTACCTCCCCCGTAGACAGACACGAGCTGCTCCAAT ACGCCACGGTGCTCACCTTGGATCCAAAGACGGCCCACAGACGTGTGAAGCTGAGCGGCGACCTGACCGAGGCCTCAGTGATGGACGTGCCAGCGAACTACCCCGACGGCCCTGCGCGGTTCTCCGTCTGCTCCCAGGTGCTGGCCTCCAAGGGTTTCTCAAGGGGGCGCCACTACTGGGAAGTGAAGATGAGCAGCAACAACTTTGTGGGCATAGGGCTGTCTTACGAAAGCATGGATCGCAAAGGCCCCACCAGTCGCTTGGGCCGTAACGACCAGTCCTGGTGCGTGGAGTGGTTCACCCTGAAGCTGTCTGCCTGGCACGCCAACAGCGAGACGGTGCTGGAGAGTCTCAGTGCCAGCCGCATTGGCGTGCTGGTGGATTGTGATGAGGGAACGGCCACGTTTTACAGCATTGGTGAGAAGGCGAATCCCTTCCACACTTTTGTGTTTCCTTTCACACAAGCCGTGTATCCGGCTTTCTGGATCTTCTCCAACACCTCTTCCATCGCCTTGTGCAAGCTGTCTGGCTGA
- the LOC132454644 gene encoding E3 ubiquitin/ISG15 ligase TRIM25-like isoform X1, with the protein MADDCHQYRTHLAVKLELQKHTALGNTMAEIESTSHDQYLKDMEDELTCSICLSLFQCPVTISCGHNFCQDCLTSSWKESYDCPQCRAHFPTRPELKKNTVLSTVVEKFRTRSSMTEFGLERKEAVKKPIVMCDTCMSSEADKTCLTCMASFCLEHVRPHHDNPNYRAHQLREPLADMSERVCPDHHKLMEFFCVQHSRCICSFCLQQVHKGCAFSTPNEQKALKESDLKSKLLSLDSKIENTEAAISQMTVEKNKLKESVTSRKKILEAEYQQIREMLDKEEREAMNTVDRQLQSGEDKYNKVTKRFSQNIQEMDNAKRGISDLLSQSATLAFLQDSSVDLPSVVNAECKTPRVNLDNPDVIGAQTFVVVFKDYLCDLLKQPVEKRLTILKPEFNNGIFATEPPQVPEPSQSHVRSSSRARSRGPGPLMNEPFLSPGLIPGPGPFHVQPGFYPGPGPFPVPPGVYRGSGPHQFPPGVYRGQAAFAVPRFPGPRGRHQRKPAQGQKEKGETKMKASRSVENLLNVNKRDQSRGRTPEQKPTEDQETLNVPPSITSPVDRHELLQYATVLTLDPKTAHRRVKLSGDLTEASVMDVPANYPDGPARFSVCSQVLASKGFSRGRHYWEVKMSSNNFVGIGLSYESMDRKGPTSRLGRNDQSWCVEWFTLKLSAWHANSETVLESLSASRIGVLVDCDEGTATFYSIGEKANPFHTFVFPFTQAVYPAFWIFSNTSSIALCKLSG; encoded by the exons ATGGCCGACGACTGCCATCAATACCGGACCCACCTCGCCGTCAAGCTGGAGCTCCAGAAACACACAGCCCTCGGT AACACCATGGCAGAAATAGAGTCAACCAGCCATGATCAATATCTAAAAGATATGGAGGACGAGCTCACCTGCAGcatttgcctctctctcttccaatgCCCGGTGACGATTTCATGCGGACACAACTTCTGTCAAGACTGTCTTACCTCCAGCTGGAAGGAGAGTTATGACTGCCCTCAATGTCGGGCCCACTTCCCCACCAGGCCAGAGCTCAAGAAGAACACGGTACTCAGTACTGTGGTGGAAAAGTTCAGAACCCGCTCCAGTATGACTGAGTTCGGGCTCGAGAGGAAGGAAGCCGTCAAAAAGCCCATCGTGATGTGCGATACGTGTATGTCCTCCGAGGCGGACAAGACCTGCCTCACCTGCATGGCGTCGTTCTGCCTCGAGCACGTTCGGCCCCACCACGACAACCCGAACTACCGCGCGCACCAGCTCAGAGAGCCGCTCGCGGACATGAGCGAGCGTGTCTGCCCCGACCACCACAAGCTGATGGAGTTCTTCTGCGTCCAACACAGCCGCTGCATCTGCAGCTTCTGCCTGCAGCAGGTCCACAAGGGATGCGCCTTCTCGACTCCCAATGAACAAAAGGCTCtgaaagag TCTGATTTGAAATCCAAATTGTTGTCGCTGGATTCAAAGATTGAAAATACCGAGGCTGCCATTTCCCAGATGACAGTGGAAAAGAACAAGTTAAAG GAATCTGTGACCAGCAGGAAGAAGATCCTGGAGGCAGAGTACCAGCAGATCCGAGAGATGCTGGACAAAGAGGAGCGTGAAGCCATGAACACAGTGGACCGCCAGCTGCAGAGTGGAGAGGACAAGTACAATAAGGTCACAAAGAGGTTCTCCCAGAATATCCAGGAGATGGACAATGCCAAACGCGGCATCAGCGATCTGCTGAGTCAGTCAGCCACCCTAGCCTTTCTGCAG GATTCTTCAGTGGACCTGCCTTCTGTTGTCAATGCTGAGTGCAAGACTCCTCGGGTGAATTTGGACAACCCAGACGTGATTGGCGCCCAGACGTTCGTCGTTGTCTTCAAGGATTATCTGTGTGACCTGTTGAAACAACCTGTTGAGAAGAGACTAACGATACTGAAACCAG AATTCAATAATGGAATATTTGCTACTG AGCCACCCCAGGTACCCGAACCTTCCCAAAGCCATGTTAGGTCTTCCAGCCGCGCGAGGTCCCGTGGTCCAGGTCCGTTGATGAATGAGCCATTCCTGAGTCCTGGGCTAATCCCGGGTCCCGGGCCCTTCCATGTTCAACCAGGTTTCTACCCCGGTCCGGGGCCCTTCCCGGTTCCACCAGGTGTCTACCGTGGTTCAGGGCCCCACCAGTTTCCACCAGGTGTCTACCGTGGTCAAGCAGCCTTCGCGGTTCCAAGGTTCCCAGGACCCAGGGGCAGACATCAGC GGAAACCGGCGCAGGGTCAAAAAGAAAAGGGTGAGACCAAGATGAAGGCATCCCGCTCTGTGGAGAACCTTCTGAATGTAAACAAGAGGGATCAATCCAGAGGCCGGACACCTGAACAGAAACCAACAGAGGATCAAG AAACTTTGAACGTCCCGCCCAGCATTACCTCCCCCGTAGACAGACACGAGCTGCTCCAAT ACGCCACGGTGCTCACCTTGGATCCAAAGACGGCCCACAGACGTGTGAAGCTGAGCGGCGACCTGACCGAGGCCTCAGTGATGGACGTGCCAGCGAACTACCCCGACGGCCCTGCGCGGTTCTCCGTCTGCTCCCAGGTGCTGGCCTCCAAGGGTTTCTCAAGGGGGCGCCACTACTGGGAAGTGAAGATGAGCAGCAACAACTTTGTGGGCATAGGGCTGTCTTACGAAAGCATGGATCGCAAAGGCCCCACCAGTCGCTTGGGCCGTAACGACCAGTCCTGGTGCGTGGAGTGGTTCACCCTGAAGCTGTCTGCCTGGCACGCCAACAGCGAGACGGTGCTGGAGAGTCTCAGTGCCAGCCGCATTGGCGTGCTGGTGGATTGTGATGAGGGAACGGCCACGTTTTACAGCATTGGTGAGAAGGCGAATCCCTTCCACACTTTTGTGTTTCCTTTCACACAAGCCGTGTATCCGGCTTTCTGGATCTTCTCCAACACCTCTTCCATCGCCTTGTGCAAGCTGTCTGGCTGA
- the LOC132454644 gene encoding E3 ubiquitin/ISG15 ligase TRIM25-like isoform X3, with the protein MAEIESTSHDQYLKDMEDELTCSICLSLFQCPVTISCGHNFCQDCLTSSWKESYDCPQCRAHFPTRPELKKNTVLSTVVEKFRTRSSMTEFGLERKEAVKKPIVMCDTCMSSEADKTCLTCMASFCLEHVRPHHDNPNYRAHQLREPLADMSERVCPDHHKLMEFFCVQHSRCICSFCLQQVHKGCAFSTPNEQKALKESDLKSKLLSLDSKIENTEAAISQMTVEKNKLKESVTSRKKILEAEYQQIREMLDKEEREAMNTVDRQLQSGEDKYNKVTKRFSQNIQEMDNAKRGISDLLSQSATLAFLQDSSVDLPSVVNAECKTPRVNLDNPDVIGAQTFVVVFKDYLCDLLKQPVEKRLTILKPEFNNGIFATEPPQVPEPSQSHVRSSSRARSRGPGPLMNEPFLSPGLIPGPGPFHVQPGFYPGPGPFPVPPGVYRGSGPHQFPPGVYRGQAAFAVPRFPGPRGRHQRKPAQGQKEKGETKMKASRSVENLLNVNKRDQSRGRTPEQKPTEDQETLNVPPSITSPVDRHELLQYATVLTLDPKTAHRRVKLSGDLTEASVMDVPANYPDGPARFSVCSQVLASKGFSRGRHYWEVKMSSNNFVGIGLSYESMDRKGPTSRLGRNDQSWCVEWFTLKLSAWHANSETVLESLSASRIGVLVDCDEGTATFYSIGEKANPFHTFVFPFTQAVYPAFWIFSNTSSIALCKLSG; encoded by the exons ATGGCAGAAATAGAGTCAACCAGCCATGATCAATATCTAAAAGATATGGAGGACGAGCTCACCTGCAGcatttgcctctctctcttccaatgCCCGGTGACGATTTCATGCGGACACAACTTCTGTCAAGACTGTCTTACCTCCAGCTGGAAGGAGAGTTATGACTGCCCTCAATGTCGGGCCCACTTCCCCACCAGGCCAGAGCTCAAGAAGAACACGGTACTCAGTACTGTGGTGGAAAAGTTCAGAACCCGCTCCAGTATGACTGAGTTCGGGCTCGAGAGGAAGGAAGCCGTCAAAAAGCCCATCGTGATGTGCGATACGTGTATGTCCTCCGAGGCGGACAAGACCTGCCTCACCTGCATGGCGTCGTTCTGCCTCGAGCACGTTCGGCCCCACCACGACAACCCGAACTACCGCGCGCACCAGCTCAGAGAGCCGCTCGCGGACATGAGCGAGCGTGTCTGCCCCGACCACCACAAGCTGATGGAGTTCTTCTGCGTCCAACACAGCCGCTGCATCTGCAGCTTCTGCCTGCAGCAGGTCCACAAGGGATGCGCCTTCTCGACTCCCAATGAACAAAAGGCTCtgaaagag TCTGATTTGAAATCCAAATTGTTGTCGCTGGATTCAAAGATTGAAAATACCGAGGCTGCCATTTCCCAGATGACAGTGGAAAAGAACAAGTTAAAG GAATCTGTGACCAGCAGGAAGAAGATCCTGGAGGCAGAGTACCAGCAGATCCGAGAGATGCTGGACAAAGAGGAGCGTGAAGCCATGAACACAGTGGACCGCCAGCTGCAGAGTGGAGAGGACAAGTACAATAAGGTCACAAAGAGGTTCTCCCAGAATATCCAGGAGATGGACAATGCCAAACGCGGCATCAGCGATCTGCTGAGTCAGTCAGCCACCCTAGCCTTTCTGCAG GATTCTTCAGTGGACCTGCCTTCTGTTGTCAATGCTGAGTGCAAGACTCCTCGGGTGAATTTGGACAACCCAGACGTGATTGGCGCCCAGACGTTCGTCGTTGTCTTCAAGGATTATCTGTGTGACCTGTTGAAACAACCTGTTGAGAAGAGACTAACGATACTGAAACCAG AATTCAATAATGGAATATTTGCTACTG AGCCACCCCAGGTACCCGAACCTTCCCAAAGCCATGTTAGGTCTTCCAGCCGCGCGAGGTCCCGTGGTCCAGGTCCGTTGATGAATGAGCCATTCCTGAGTCCTGGGCTAATCCCGGGTCCCGGGCCCTTCCATGTTCAACCAGGTTTCTACCCCGGTCCGGGGCCCTTCCCGGTTCCACCAGGTGTCTACCGTGGTTCAGGGCCCCACCAGTTTCCACCAGGTGTCTACCGTGGTCAAGCAGCCTTCGCGGTTCCAAGGTTCCCAGGACCCAGGGGCAGACATCAGC GGAAACCGGCGCAGGGTCAAAAAGAAAAGGGTGAGACCAAGATGAAGGCATCCCGCTCTGTGGAGAACCTTCTGAATGTAAACAAGAGGGATCAATCCAGAGGCCGGACACCTGAACAGAAACCAACAGAGGATCAAG AAACTTTGAACGTCCCGCCCAGCATTACCTCCCCCGTAGACAGACACGAGCTGCTCCAAT ACGCCACGGTGCTCACCTTGGATCCAAAGACGGCCCACAGACGTGTGAAGCTGAGCGGCGACCTGACCGAGGCCTCAGTGATGGACGTGCCAGCGAACTACCCCGACGGCCCTGCGCGGTTCTCCGTCTGCTCCCAGGTGCTGGCCTCCAAGGGTTTCTCAAGGGGGCGCCACTACTGGGAAGTGAAGATGAGCAGCAACAACTTTGTGGGCATAGGGCTGTCTTACGAAAGCATGGATCGCAAAGGCCCCACCAGTCGCTTGGGCCGTAACGACCAGTCCTGGTGCGTGGAGTGGTTCACCCTGAAGCTGTCTGCCTGGCACGCCAACAGCGAGACGGTGCTGGAGAGTCTCAGTGCCAGCCGCATTGGCGTGCTGGTGGATTGTGATGAGGGAACGGCCACGTTTTACAGCATTGGTGAGAAGGCGAATCCCTTCCACACTTTTGTGTTTCCTTTCACACAAGCCGTGTATCCGGCTTTCTGGATCTTCTCCAACACCTCTTCCATCGCCTTGTGCAAGCTGTCTGGCTGA